Proteins encoded together in one Amblyomma americanum isolate KBUSLIRL-KWMA chromosome 1, ASM5285725v1, whole genome shotgun sequence window:
- the LOC144131424 gene encoding uncharacterized protein LOC144131424 isoform X1, translating to MPCAFQDLVFLLQEHVVLVFKILQLHYDDPHKVRFEDRRRRHLNRRLTATMKRLSGVHVLNHEHRFLDASGEPMLSLFAADRGIDQMSKIIVAALVKIYGPGIASASRARPGEVYVVHRCRRCGAKGHKTDHCWAYCSPRRHAAAGRG from the exons atgccttgcgcattccaggacctcgttttcctgctgcaggagcacgtcgtgctggtgttcaaaattttgcaactccattacgacgacccacataaggtgcggtttgaggaccgccggcgtcgccatctgaaccgccgtctgacagccacgatgaagcgcttgtctggcgtgcacgttctcaatcacgag catcgtttcctggatgcttctggcgagccgatgctgtccttgtttgccgcagaccggggcatcgaccagatgtcaaagattatcgtcgcggccctcgtcaagatctacggaccagggatagcgtcggcttcaagggcaagaccaggagaggtgtacgtcgtgcaccggtgtcgtcggtgcggagccaaagggcacaagacggaccactgctgggcctactgctcaccgcgccgccacgccgctgcaggtcgcggttga
- the LOC144131424 gene encoding uncharacterized protein LOC144131424 isoform X2: MKRLSGVHVLNHEHRFLDASGEPMLSLFAADRGIDQMSKIIVAALVKIYGPGIASASRARPGEVYVVHRCRRCGAKGHKTDHCWAYCSPRRHAAAGRG, translated from the exons atgaagcgcttgtctggcgtgcacgttctcaatcacgag catcgtttcctggatgcttctggcgagccgatgctgtccttgtttgccgcagaccggggcatcgaccagatgtcaaagattatcgtcgcggccctcgtcaagatctacggaccagggatagcgtcggcttcaagggcaagaccaggagaggtgtacgtcgtgcaccggtgtcgtcggtgcggagccaaagggcacaagacggaccactgctgggcctactgctcaccgcgccgccacgccgctgcaggtcgcggttga